One Fusarium poae strain DAOMC 252244 chromosome 4, whole genome shotgun sequence DNA window includes the following coding sequences:
- a CDS encoding hypothetical protein (BUSCO:5795at5125) yields the protein MSNAWPSGAAQDSARPDAPIEDVADTGEIADLAGEAEQPVLPPVPAPPTASRPPLQRNILQGIPPAAPMAPPTSNDQPPATDSLSLQQLRHIVAEFNRAEPVAYDFEYTDIGPHAEEIDEWFNYQSTQWTRLNAAQRAFKWHWQHEARSQDSWDDADNDTRTRFVQTAIAGVQSNDAALRSASIGKLVYLVLGRWNDTAMPNATPGDSRSVASISQLQAIKAGVECITSLDGLPVIWEALRNNFELQWSGEPLGQHNSAQEAQDELMSLMTIMYIAIQETLNDPEDMASTYGKLLELNPSLVDYMFTATSKLRWDEQNAMPQTQILLLFWKSILLVFGGTEELDAIKKATNEMGEKAADKKTITASPLDYHVFRQEITSKYPAYVPPRPAIPLEADNTSLLPPFSSQVSRNNGANGIIPAPPQVHSGGTSILDQPVHIATPAPSPPPSPAVGGKGGKKQNYQTNQNFPFMYPPLDASSNYAGGKEAAGIQHAVVGRKWEGSDIPASILEAGELFSTRVRMTRATRQLWEERERFLKFERGYNSDQEDDDDIEGLDLNELTLEEQEILKEIKAETRAEEKAKKPVAPKPEIDYGPRPELLTERDRQRLFAVEKFYRDALPHLQSLVIVLLRPILLNVTAIVSQQPQQVPPAMGRGNPGMNGGPATNRQQQELPGQTLPKPPTPELSLEEVDAARMREITSKAMTGILILLLKWLRVSHVLKFEYMTQLLLDSNYVPLVLKLFAHQDVQQVVDSKIDRVENSFFHFCNQLSQSRDKSSSDAAQDDEDDEEMEESEDEAAPPPIKLRRSLPTQHDDDLDSNSDGQASSTRPEVDELGYPLNMQPTEPITDFSWRNFFSLINYLRVMQKICKNKAHRNLLLVQYKSSTILRKSLKVPQPELRLYTLKLFKNQVPYCGRKWRQSNMRVITAIYLHCRPELKDEWLAGSDVDAEVDAALPLEQALRSLTHWLNIRRYPDKIAPDIRAAMRDEQDFFSRELEKLELNWTDAAGDENELEPGEAW from the exons ATGAGCAACGCCTGGCCTTCAGGGGCCGCCCAAGATAGCGCCCGGCCTGATGCGCCTATAGAAGATGTCGCCGATACTGGTGAGATTGCTGACCTCGCCGGCGAGGCTGAACAACCTGTCCTCCCACCCGTTCCTGCGCCGCCAACAGCATCACGGCCTCCTCTCCAGCGCAACATTTTGCAAGGCATCCCCCCAGCGGCCCCAATGGCGCCTCCTACCTCGAACGACCAACCGCCTGCGACCGACTCACTCTCTCTGCAACAGCTACGCCATATTGTGGCTGAGTTTAATCGTGCCGAGCCTGTTGCCTACGATTTTGAGTACACCGATATAGGCCCCCACGCCGAAGAGATTGATGAATGGTTCAACTATCAGTCGACACAGTGGACACGTCTCAATGCTGCGCAGAGGGCGTTCAAGTGGCACTGGCAGCACGAAGCAAGATCTCAGGACTCGTGGGACGATGCAGACAACGACACCCGGACACGGTTTGTCCAGACGGCCATTGCAGGTGTGCAGTCTAACGACGCTGCGCTACGATCAGCTTCGATTGGAAAACTGGTATATCTTGTTTTGGGGCGCTGGAACGACACCGCTATGCCGAATGCGACGCCTGGGGATAGCCGGTCTGTCGCCAGTATTTCGCAGTTACAAGCAATCAAGGCTGGGGTGGAGTGCATCACATCCTTGGACGGCCTGCCTGTCATATGGGAAGCTCTACGGAATAATTTTGAATTGCAGTG GTCAGGGGAGCCTCTAGGACAGCATAATAGCGCCCAAGAAGCCCAGGATGAGTTGATGAGTCTCATGACTATCATGTACATCGCTATACAGGAGACTCTGAACGACCCGGAAGACATGGCTTCTACATACGGGAAACTTT TGGAACTTAACCCCTCATTGGTCGACTATATGTTCACAGCAACCTCGAAACTACGATGGGATGAACAAAACGCCATGCCGCAGACTCAG ATACTTTTACTGTTCTGGAAGTCGATCTTACTAGTTTTTGGCGGGACAGAGGAGCTCGACGCTATCAAAAAGGCAACCAACGAAATGGGTGAAAAGGCGGCTGATAAAAAGACCATCACTGCCTCACCCTTGGACTACCACGTCTTCCGTCAAGAGATCACATCAAAATATCCAGCCTATGTACCCCCCCGCCCAGCAATTCCTCTAGAAGCAGATAACACCTCTTTGTTACCCCCCTTCTCGAGCCAAGTGTCCCGAAACAACGGGGCGAATGGTATTATTCCTGCACCACCTCAAGTTCATAGTGGAGGAACGTCGATTCTTGATCAGCCTGTACATATTGCAACTCCTGCCCCCTCACCGCCACCCTCACCGGCAGTGGGTGGTAAAGGAGGTAAGAAACAAAACTACCAGACGAATCAGAATTTTCCTTTTATGTACCCTCCACTGGATGCCTCGAGCAATTATGCCGGCGGTAAAGAAGCTGCAGGCATCCAGCATGCCGTCGTTGGCCGAAAATGGGAGGGAAGCGATATCCCCGCCTCCATCCTTGAGGCCGGAGAGCTGTTTTCTACGCGAGTCAGGATGACGCGGGCAACGCGCCAGCTTTGGGAAGAGCGTGAACGGTTCCTGAAGTTTGAGCGTGGTTACAACAGTGACCaggaggacgacgacgatatcGAAGGTCTTGATCTCAACGAACTCACATTAGAAGAGCAAGAGATATTAAAAGAGATCAAGGCAGAGACCAGGGCAGAAGAGAAGGCCAAAAAACCGGTCGCCCCCAAACCAGAAATAGACTATGGCCCTCGACCAGAGCTTTTAACTGAACGGGACAGACAGCGTCTGTTTGCTGTGGAGAAGTTTTAT CGCGATGCTTTGCCTCATCTTCAATCACTTGTAATTGTTCTGCTGCGACCGATTCTTCTTAACGTGACAGCAATTGTTTCACAGCAACCTCAACAAGTCCCTCCAGCAATGGGCAGAGGGAACCCTGGGATGAACGGCGGCCCTGCAACTAATAGGCAACAACAGGAACTTCCAGGGCAAACCCTTCCAAAACCTCCGACACCGGAATTAAGTTTGGAGGAAGTTGATGCTGCAAGGATGCGAGAAATCACATCCAAGGCCATGACTGGAATTCTCATCTTGCTACTGAAATGGCTGCGGGTTTCTC ACGTCTTAAAATTCGAGTATATGACACAACTTCTACTGGACTCTAACTATGTCCCTCTCGTTCTTAAACTATTCGCCCATCAAGATGTTCAACAAGTAGTGGACAGCAAGATAGACCGCGTCGAGAACAG TTTCTTTCATTTCTGCAACCAGTTGTCACAATCCCGAGATAAGAGCAGTTCAGATGCGGCacaagacgatgaagatgacgaagagatggaagagagCGAAGATGAGGCAGCGCCTCCGCCAATTAAGTTAAGGCGATCGCTGCCCACGCAGCACGACGACGATTTGGACTCTAACAGTGATGGACAAGCATCCTCTACAAGGCCTGAAGTTGACGAACTCGGCTACCCTCTCAATATGCAACCAACCGAGCCCATAACAGACTTCTCATGGCGCAACTTCTTCTCACTCATCAACTACCTAAGAGTAATGCAAAAGATTTGCAAAAACAAAGCACACCGAAACTTGTTACTTGTTCAGTACAAGTCGTCGACCATTCTGAGAAAGTCCCTCAAAGTGCCTCAGCCGGAGCTGCGACTCTACACACTAAAGCTGTTCAAGAACCAAGTCCCATATTGCGGCCGCAAATGGCGCCAGAGCAACATGCGTGTGATCACGGCGATCTATCTACACTGTCGACCTGagctcaaggatgagtggcttGCGGGAAGTGATGTCGACGCCGAGGTGGATGCAGCGCTTCCCCTGGAGCAGGCATTGCGTAGTCTTACCCACTGGCTCAACATACGCCGTTATCCAGACAAGATTGCACCAGATATTCGAGCTGCCATGCGAGATGAGCAGGACTTTTTCTCGAGGGAACTAGAGAAGCTGGAATTGAATTGGACAGATGCGGCAGGTGATGAGAACGAATTGGAACCCGGAGAAGCGTGGTAG
- a CDS encoding hypothetical protein (TransMembrane:4 (i12-34o54-74i81-99o143-168i)~BUSCO:50634at5125), giving the protein MGAKAGTALKFLQWFIRGIQFACAALILAIYSYFLATLHNHDLSISNKIRAVEGISGIAVLYTAAALLLLCCLAGRTLSSLLAIILDVAFIGAFIYVAVANKGGASSCTGYLDTPFGRGQASNTAEGSDGFTALPSYRTACKLQSACLAVSIVAIIFFILSILVEVALARHHRKEKRFGPGPTNDYTSGYGAKGGFFSRIFRRRKNTAAGNDDALPEHAHPDELGTYRQSHATDRTAVNNFPDNSNTYNKYDNNGLGYQDPNHGRQDGYGQIHYPEPQYGVTQPPVRQAENPNYRYDDGVYDRA; this is encoded by the exons ATGGGTGCTAAAGCCGGCACTGCCCTCAAGTTCCTTCAATGGTTCATCCGAGGCATCCAATTCGCCTGTGCGGCTCTCATCCTCGCCATCTACTCCTACTTCCTAGCAACACTTCATAATCACGACCTCTCAATCAGCAACAAAATCCGGGCTGTAGAGGGTATCTCTGGAATCGCTGTCCTCTACACCGCTGCCGCTCTGCTCCTCCTCTGCTGTCTAGCCGGTCGCACACTCTCGTCTTTGTTGGCTATCATCCTGGATGTCGCCTTTATCGGTGCTTTCATCTATGTTGCTGTCGCCAATAAGGGTGGTGCCAGCAGCTGCACTGGATATCTAGACACCCCCTTTGGGCGTGGTCAGGCTAGCAACACCGCTGAAGGAAGTGATGGCTTCACTGCGCTGCCCAGTTACCGTACCGCCTGCAAGCTCCAGTCTGCTTGCCTAGCCGTCTCCATTGTCGCTAT tatcttcttcatcttgtctATCCTTGTCGAAGTTGCACTTGCCCGCCACCATCGCAAGGAGAAGCGCTTTGGTCCTGGTCCCACCAACGACTACACCTCTGGATACGGCGCCAAGGGTGGCTTCTTCAGCCGCATCTTCCGCCGCCGCAAGAACACTGCTGCTGGAAACGACGACGCTCTGCCCGAGCATGCTCACCCCGACGAGCTCGGCACCTACCGTCAGAGCCATGCTACTGACCGCACGGCTGTCAACAACTTTCCCGATAACAGTAACACCTACAACAAGTACGACAACAACGGCCTCGGCTACCAGGATCCAAACCACGGACGCCAGGATGGCTATGGTCAAATTCACTACCCCGAGCCTCAGTATGGTGTCACACAGCCACCCGTCCGTCAGGCTGAGAACCCAAACTATCGCTACGATGATGGTGTCTACGATCGCGCCTAA
- a CDS encoding hypothetical protein (BUSCO:37824at5125) produces the protein MGSLYFDAKLPWIKTPCLLSTQLSRLTGCNVFLKLENLQPSGSFKTRGIGNLMTQAAAAATGPVHFYCSSGGNAGLACATSAISLGQKATIVMPTIISPLMKGKLLDLGVEVHQKGKNWAECDKYMREELVANDPSAIYVAPFDDPRIWDGAATMVDEIRDQLEGRVDGIVCSVGGGGLVNGLMQGVESRPWLGAKPAVLAVETEGADSLNASVLAGEHVTLPEMTSIATSLGATRVSEQTWKWSQHPSGTMKSLVVSDADAALSAVRFADDGRQLVEVACGAALAVAYRGDLRKVLGEGLSDEEWSKKNVVFVVCGGSGVTLSMLSEYREKYSGQSSIKV, from the exons ATGGGATCTCTATACTTCGACGCCAAACTGCCATGGATCAAGACACCATGTCTTCTCAGCACTCAATTATCTCGTCTTACAGGCTG CAATGTCTTTCTCAAGCTTGAAAACCTTCAACCTTCAGGCTCTTTCAAGACCCGTGGAATTGGTAATCTCATGACCCAagctgctgccgctgccaCGGGTCCTGTTCATTTCTACTGCTCTTCAGGTGGCAACGCCGGTCTGGCGTGCGCAACATCTGCTATTTCGCTCGGCCAAAAGGCCACAATCGTTATGCCTACTATTATCAGCCCACTCATGAAGGGCAAGCTACTTGATCTGGGAGTAGAAGTAcatcagaaaggcaagaacTGGGCCGAGTGCGATAAGTACATGCGCGAAGAGCTGGTGGCGAATGATCCTTCGGCTATTTATGTTGCGCCATTCGACGACCCTCGAATCTGGGATGGAGCAGCAACTATGGTGGACGAGATTCGGGATCAGCTTGAGGGCCGCGTCGACGGTATCGTCTGTAGCGTTGGTGGCGGCGGTTTAGTCAACGGCTTGATGCAAGGTGTCGAGAGTCGTCCCTGGCTAGGCGCAAAGCCCGCCGTTCTGGCCGTTGAGACCGAGGGAGCCGACAGTCTTAACGCAAGTGTTCTCGCGGGCGAGCACGTAACACTGCCTGAAATGACTTCGATCGCAACATCTCTCGGTGCTACAAGAGTGTCTGAGCAGACGTGGAAGTGGAGTCAGCATCCTTCAGGGACGATGAAGAGTCTTGTTGTGTCTGATGCAGATGCTGCCCTAAGTGCTGTGCGTTTTGCGGATGATGGACGACAACTGGTTGAGGTAGCGTGCGGTGCAGCCTTGGCAGTTGCTTATCGAGGAGACCTCAGAAAGGTTCTCGGGGAGGGTTTATCTGATGAAGAATGGAGTAAGAAGAATGTCGTGTTTGTGGTCTGTGGTGGTTCTGGTGTTACATTGAGTATGCTGTCTGAGTACCGGGAAAAGTACTCGGGACAGTCATCCATCAAAGTCTAA
- a CDS encoding hypothetical protein (BUSCO:26400at5125): MVALEEVEGSLLQKPSDAAHAVPSRIASAYKPLNSFALDKQRSYKQQYGDMYFLRLTKIKPTVDQISATAWDGTTVGDEEAQRVDRVLDVRQGELCYVTGTVYMEMPLKPNILEDVSKDRWISAPISMPKYFSDDDQIMLEDESGRIRLVGDLLKTVQLVTGCIIGVMGTENSNGEFEIIDIKFPDLPPQPERWSLSKPISDKSKTKDEDEDEDEEMVDASDKKKGSKKIAIVSGLSFSGADASYALELDLLLEYLLGEALGPSSQIDVSHISRLIIAGNSISTTDRRPAAADEALPEKKGQKKYGYDASAYNPLPSQLFDAFVAELLPSIPVTMLPGAQDPANASYPQQPVHPAMFPAARAYTRDPAAPVDQPGWFDTVTNPWEAEVEGWRVLGTGGQNVDDVFKYVGSDDRLGMMEAMCRWRCCAPTAPDTLWSYPFQDDDPFVMQTCPHLYFVGNQPQFSTKVIHGPEGQSVRLVTVPSFSATKELVLIDTETLEVERIKIST, encoded by the exons ATGGTAGCCCTTGAAGAGGTCGAGGGCAGCCTCCTCCAGAAGCCATC TGACGCTGCCCACGCAGTCCCCTCTCGGATTGCTTCCGCATACAAGCCCCTGAATTCCTTCGCCCTTGACAAGCAACGCTCCTACAAGCAACAGTATGGCGACATGTACTTCCTGCGTCTTACCAAGATCAAGCCGACTGTCGACCAGATATCAGCTACAGCCTGGGACGGAACAACCGTCGGCGATGAGGAGGCCCAGCGAGTCGACCGTGTCCTTGATGTTCGCCAAGGAGAGCTGTGCTACGTGACCGGCACCGTATATATGGAAATGCCCCTGAAGCCGAATATTCTAGAGGACGTTTCCAAGGAC CGCTGGATCTCTGCTCCCATTTCGATGCCCAAATACTTCTCCGATGACGACCAAATTATGTTGGAGGACGAGTCGGGCCGTATCAGGCTTGTTGGTGACCTTCTCAAGACTGTACAACTTGTAACAGGATGCATTATTGGAGTTATGGGCACCGAAAACTCTAATGGAGAGTTTGAAATCATCGACATCAAATTCCCCGATCTGCCTCCTCAGCCCGAACGCTGGAGTCTCTCAAAACCTATTTCGGACAAGAGCAAGAcgaaggatgaagatgaagatgaagatgaagagatggtTGACGCTTCCGACAAGAAAAAGGGAAGCAAGAAGATTGCCATTGTGTCTGGGCTGTCCTTTTCGGGAGCCGATGCTTCTTATGCTCTTGAGctggatcttcttctcgagtaTCTGCTCGGTGAGGCCTTGGGCCCTTCCAGTCAGATCGATGTCTCTCACATCAGCCGCCTTATCATCGCTGGAAACTCCATCTCAACAACAGACCGGAGACCTGCTGCCGCAGACGAGGCACTTCCAGAAAAGAAGGGCCAGAAGAAATATGGTTACGACGCCAGTGCCTACAACCCCCTCCCTTCTCAGCTCTTTGATGCTTTTGTCGCTGAGCTTCTCCCGTCCATTCCCGTTACAATGCTCCCCGGTGCACAGGATCCTGCGAATGCTAGTTACCCACAACAGCCTGTGCATCCAGCAATGTTTCCCGCAGCGCGAGCTTATACCCGCGATCCAGCTGCCCCTGTTGACCAGCCAGGCTGGTTCGATACTGTCACAAACCCTTGGGAAGCCGAGGTTGAAGGGTGGCGTGTTCTGGGCACCGGTGGTCAGAATGTTGACGATGTTTTCAAGTACGTCGGCAGTGATGACCGTCTCGGTATGATGGAAGCCATGTGCCGATGGCGATGCTGTGCCCCGACTGCACCTGATACACTAT GGAGCTATCCATTTCAAGATGACGATCCATTTGTTATGCAAACATGTCCTCATCTCTATTTCGTCGGCAACCAACCACAATTCTCAACAAAGGTTATTCACGGCCCCGAGGGACAATCGGTGAGACTCGTCACCGTCCCGTCCTTCTCGGCAACAAAAGAGTTAGTGTTGATCGATACTGAAACACTGGAGGTAGAGAGGATCAAGATATCTACATAA
- a CDS encoding hypothetical protein (BUSCO:40788at5125) yields the protein MTPPPKPPRVEVNKLSYTFPDYSTGVNNINLDLPPRSRTLLIGANGAGKTTLLRLLAGKRLAPSDTISICGVDPFKEGLEGVTYLGLEWVLNPIVRTDIGVNELLRSVGGDAYPDRRDELVAMLDVDTNWRMHAVSDGERRRVQLAMGLLRPWTVLLLDEITVDLDVLSRAEFLAWLKHETEIRECTIVYATHILDNLAGWPTHLAHMHLGTVKEWDEADKMLATIDGTVGASGNSRLGELVLGWLRDDLKERGPRSNANRGSEGKTYGFGGIQIGGYGDESKPREA from the coding sequence ATGACTCCTCCTCCCAAGCCCCCTCGTGTTGAGGTGAACAAGCTCTCATACACGTTCCCTGACTACTCAACTGGTGTTAACAACATTAATCTTGACCTGCCTCCGCGATCCCGTACTCTTCTTATTGGTGCCAACGGTGCTGGTAAGACGACTCTGCTTCGTCTCCTTGCTGGCAAGCGCCTTGCACCCAGTGACACCATCTCTATCTGTGGAGTCGATCCTTTCAAGGAAGGTCTTGAGGGTGTCACTTATCTTGGTCTCGAATGGGTTCTCAACCCTATTGTCCGAACTGACATTGGCGTCAACGAGCTGCTTCGCTCCGTCGGTGGTGATGCGTACCCTGATCGTCGAGATGAGCTCGTAGCCATGCTCGATGTCGACACCAACTGGCGCATGCATGCAGTTTCTGATGGCGAGCGCCGTCGTGTTCAGCTTGCCATGGGTCTTCTGAGGCCCTGGACTGTTCTACTTCTCGATGAGATCACTGTTGACCTCGATGTCTTGAGCCGTGCCGAGTTCCTCGCCTGGCTTAAGCACGAGACAGAGATCCGAGAGTGCACCATCGTTTACGCTACCCATATCTTGGATAACCTTGCTGGCTGGCCTACTCACCTCGCGCATATGCACCTCGGTACTGTCAAGGAGTGGGACGAGGCTGACAAGATGCTTGCCACCATCGACGGCACTGTTGGCGCCTCGGGCAACAGTCGTCTCGGAGAGCTGGTCTTGGGCTGGCTCCGAGATGACTTGAAAGAGCGAGGACCTCGAAGCAATGCCAACCGTGGCTCTGAAGGCAAGACGTACGGTTTCGGAGGAATTCAGATTGGCGGATATGGCGACGAGTCAAAGCCGCGTGAGGCATAA
- a CDS encoding hypothetical protein (TransMembrane:1 (o505-528i)~BUSCO:21902at5125), which yields METDTDPAEAGHQELRLLLGDVIESSKVPAKTRTTSIKPTIANLTSLSYEWGLLPETLDSLVSLVTTPNYLDQASQAAIIRNLYPAEAVSRDSVLRVVSCLGHGTLKPSLTLQAALIKWLITVHHTLESPQVLSQAYPVLFNLLDTAATRPNLSHLLALITRRKHVRPFRIQALLNLSRQTGNDPSLIGLLRVFKDYYPEVIVGEVVRGKASSFKHPDPQWRDRLDEIQEAHFYKSQEGVLRPRDGFRVHRPIGRVTRKKTIPLVHTSHVTEDAVTLEEIENAVGFVKSIDRLELPNQLVAVLADPLLQKLMVLRPSSESDQRIANWLNSALQDVQDGDADEATFFEILDIFRDYVILPSLLLDFFVRFLPLWDGSQHRDSILAILSYSPLLNFQRLYQHIFKPLEEAAFDNTPESQLAVLGLYKNILHHWTVVLESSDTIPDYASEAVADLIRHVNPLALSIAQTSTSVSARSAILDFYEQNSRLISHETLKHYIRIELPPSHLIYILFFSSSVAIMSRICAILASYKKGFEMAMLTKPKQDGSNRIDSSSYNRVFVSLFNGYLMDMCNCFWRGKAFTDSDPNAQGCLIPRSLVPRLSSYVTSVDKSLTLTSLFSLSYSPLLCLQSTRCIQDLENAEINSGTSLLIRHEGPPTQSSLGQLVSSGGIRISWQDYRIKVLEELSAKELAGITDLLKNTMTILRKLIDGGSTRPTAAQ from the exons ATGGAAACAGACACTGATCCCGCCGAGGCGGGCCACCAAGAGCTCCGCCTCCTCCTTGGTGATGTTATCGAAT CGTCCAAAGTACCCGCCAAGACACGCACCACGAGTATCAAACCCACCATCGCCAATCTCACCTCACTTTCTTATGAATGGGGTCTTTTGCCAGAGACCCTAGACAGTCTCGTCAGCCTCGTCACAACACCAAACTATCTTGATCAAGCAAGCCAGGCTGCTATCATTAGAAACCTTTACCCCGCCGAGGCCGTGTCTCGAGATTCTGTACTCCGAGTCGTCTCTTGTCTTGGTCACGGAACTCTCAAGCCGTCTCTGACACTCCAGGCGGCTCTCATCAAATGGCTTATTACCGTTCACCACACTTTGGAATCACCACAAGTGCTTTCTCAAGCCTACCCCGTTCTTTTCAATCTCCTCGATACCGCAGCCACTCG TCCTAATCTGAGCCATCTCCTTGCTCTCATCACACGTCGTAAGCACGTGCGTCCTTTTCGAATCCAAGCCTT ACTCAACCTCTCAAGACAAACAGGGAACGACCCTTCTTTAATTGGTCTCTTGAGAGTCTTCAAAGACTATTATCCTGAGGTCATTGTAGGAGAAGTTGTTCGTGGCAAAGCGTCTTCTTTCAAG CACCCCGATCCGCAATGGCGAGATAGGTTAGATGAGATCCAGGAGGCACATTTCTACAAATCCCAGGAAGGTGTGTTGAGACCAAGAGACGGGTTTCGTGTACATCGTCCTATTGGCCGTGTTACCCGGAAGAAGACTATCCCGTTGGTTCACACGTCTCATGTGACAGAG GATGCTGTTACGTTGGAAGAAATTGAAAACGCTGTTGGTTTTGTCAAGAGTATTGACAGGCTAGAGTTGCCTAATCAGCTAGTTGCCGTCCTGGCCGACCCGTTGTTGCAAAAGCTCATGGTTCTGCGACCGAGTAGCGAGTCTGACCAAAGAATTGCAAATTGGCTCAACTCTGCCCTTCAAGATGTTCAGGACGGCGATGCAGATGAAGCTACTTTCTTTGAGATACTAGACATCTTCCGAGACTATGTT ATCCTCCCCTCGCTCCTACTTGATTTCTTCGTCCGCTTTCTTCCGCTCTGGGACGGTTCTCAACACCGTGACTCAATACTTGCGATCTTGTCTTACTCGCCGTTACTTAATTTTCAAA GACTATACCAACACATTTTCAAGCCTCTCGAAGAAGCGGCATTTGACAACACCCCTGAATCCCAACTCGCTGTCCTTGGCTTATACAAAAACATCCTTCACCACTGGACAGTAGTTCTTGAATCCAGCGATACCATACCAGATTATGCTAGTGAAGCCGTTGCTGACTTGATTCGGCACGTCAACCCTCTGGCGCTTAGTATCGCTCAAACATCTACCTCTGTCTCAGCACGTTCTGCCATCCTCGACTTTTATGAGCAGAACTCCCGACTCATCAGCCATGAAACCTTAAAGCACTATATTCGCATCGAGCTGCCTCCCTCACATCTGATTTATATACTCTTCTTTAGCAGTTCCGTCGCTATTATGTCGCGTATTTGTGCTATTCTCGCCTCTTATAAGAAGGGCTTTGAGATGGCCATGTTGACCAAACCAAAACAGGATGGAAGCAATCGCATTGACTCCTCATCATATAACCGGGTCTTCGTGAGTCTTTTTAATGGATATCTCATGGATATGTGTAACTGCTTTTGGCGCGGTAAGGCGTTCACCGACAGTGATCCAAACGCACAGGGCTGCTTGATCCCAAGAAGTCTCGTCCCCAGGCTGTCTTCATACGTAACTTCTGTGGACAAATCTCTTACTCTGACATCCCTGTTTTCATTGTCATACTCGCCACTCTTGTGCCTGCAGAGCACGCGGTGTATACAAGATCTCGAAAATGCTGAGATTAACAGCGGTACATCCTTGCTTATCAGGCATGAAGGGCCGCCGACACAGAGCAGTCTTGGACAGCTTGTAAGTTCTGGCGGTATACGCATCTCCTGGCAAGATTATCGAATCAAGGTATTAGAAGAACTCAGCGCAAAGGAGCTCGCCGGTATCACAGACCTGCTCAAGAACACTATGACCATTTTGAGAAAGTTAATAGACGGTGGAAGCACAAGACCGACTGCGGCACAGTGA